The Solea senegalensis isolate Sse05_10M linkage group LG4, IFAPA_SoseM_1, whole genome shotgun sequence genome includes a region encoding these proteins:
- the LOC122768856 gene encoding uncharacterized protein LOC122768856 isoform X3 — protein MRFSLNTAHLVNDDKQTECITVKLVFFITPPDKQRLFKITADCTVGMKITDSVIRNFRVARTYRQNSQKVNCVDYSPNGENAISSSDDDCIVLYDIQEGRMKRTLFSKKYGVDLIRYTHGDAQQVVYSSNKINDTIRYLSLSDNKYIRYFSGHMARVISLSMSPVDDTFISGSLDKTIRIWDLRCPDCQGLANLLGNPVCSFDPDGLIFAAGVESQAIKLYDLRAFDKGPFASFETRFNRACDWTGLKFSNDGKQILISTNGGMIRVLDAISGSVLHTFSGYNNSRAIALEACFTPDSQFVMIGSEDGRVHVWSSESGMKVAVLDGKHPGPINTLQFNPRYMTFASACTNMLVLDSSREPAHSWDQDYDQCLLPLLQPQEPCYILYRLDSQNAQGHEWIFIAWSPDQSPVRQKMMYAATRATLKKEFGGVHIKDELFGTVEEDVSFQGYLRHMSTCSSPAPFTAAEKELQQIKVTEDKVVWDERRRTGTPTARAKVTMEFGLDKRAQTLQGLAFPLQEEAKRALQQLKQKRVNYIQLRLDVEKETIELVHTKPTETHELPYRIPTDSPRYHFFIFKHSHQGQLQEALVFIYSMPGYTCSIKERMLYSSCKNRLLDEVERDYQLEVTKKMEIDSGDGLTEEFLYEEVHPMEHTLKQAFAKPRGPGGKRGNKRLIKGAGENGEDI, from the exons ATGAGGTTTTCCTTAAACACCGCCCACTTAGTGAACGACGACAAACAAACCGAGTGCATCACTGTAAAACTGGTATTTTTTATTACTCCCCCAGACAAACAACGTTTATTTAAGATCACAGCAGACTGTACTGTAGGCATGAAGATCACAGACAGTGTCATACGGAATTTTAGAGTCGCCAGGACTTACAGACAAAATTCTCAGAAAGTCAACTGTGTGGACTACAGCCCAAATGGCGAAAACGCTATATCAAGCAGCGACGACGACTGCATCGTTTTGTATGACATTCAAGAGGGAAG aaTGAAACGCACTCTGTTCAGCAAGAAGTATGGAGTGGACCTCATCCGCTACACGCATGGCGACGCACAACAAGTGGTCTACAGCTCCAACAAGATCAATG ACACCATACGATACCTGTCTCTGAGTGACAACAAATACATCCGGTACTTCTCTGGACATATGGCACG GGTTATTTCTCTCTCCATGTCTCCAGTGGACGATACATTTATCTCAGGATCACTGGATAAGACGATCAGAATCTGGGACCTGCGATGTCCAGACTGTCAA GGTTTGGCTAATCTTCTGGGGAACCCCGTGTGTTCTTTTGACCCTGATGGGCTGATATTTGCCGCAGGGGTGGAATCACAGGCCATTAAATTGTACGACCTTCGTGCTTTTGACAAG GGTCCATTTGCCTCGTTTGAGACCAGGTTTAATCGCGCCTGTGACTGGACGGGACTCAAGTTCAGCAACGATGGGAAACAGATTCTCATCTCCACAAATGGAGGGATGATTCGAGTGCTTGATGCCATCAGTGGATCTGTGCTGCACACGTTCTCT GGCTACAACAACAGTAGAGCCATCGCCCTGGAGGCTTGTTTCACGCCTGACTCACAGTTTGTGATGATTG GTTCTGAGGACGGCAGAGTCCACGTCTGGAGCTCGGAGAGCGGGATGAAGGTGGCCGTGCTGGATGGGAAACATCCCGGACCCATCAACACGCTGCAGTTCAACCCCAGATACATGACGTTTGCCAGCGCCTGCACGAACATG TTGGTGCTGGACTCGTCCAGAGAGCCTGCACACAGCTGGGACCAAGACTACGACCAGTGCCTGCTTCCTCTGCTCCAGCCCCAAGAGCCGTGCTACATCCTCTATCGCCTAGACTCCCAGAATGCACAGGGACACGAGTGGATCTTCATTGCCTGGTCACCTGACCAATCACCA GTGAGGCAAAAGATGATGTACGCAGCAACACGTGCCACACTGAAGAAGGAGTTTGGAGGAGTTCACATCAAAGACGAGCTGTTTGGCACAGTCGAG GAGGACGTGTCCTTCCAGGGATACTTgcgacacatgtccacctgctCCTCACCGGCTCCTTTCACAGCAGCCGAGAAGGAGCTGCAACAAATCAAAGTCACAGAG GATAAAGTCGTATGG GACGAACGTAGACGAACTGGGACGCCGACAGCACGAGCAAAG GTCACGATGGAGTTTGGCTTAGACAAAAGGGCTCAGACTCTTCAGGGCCTGGCGTTTCCATTACAAGAAGAGGCCAAACGAGCTCTGCAGCAACTCAAGCAGAAACGCGTCAACTACATACAGCTG AGACTGGACGTAGAGAAAGAGACCATTGAGCTGGTTCACACCAAACCGACAGAGACACATGAGCTCCCCTACAGGATTCCCACAGACTCACCCCGATACCACttcttcattttcaaacattctCATCAAGGGCAGCTGCAGGAGGCATTGG TGTTTATATATTCGATGCCCGGCTACACCTGCAGCATCAAGGAAAGGATGTTGTACTCCAGCTGTAAGAACAGGCTACTGGACGAGGTGGAGAGAGATTACCAACTGGAGGTCACCAAAAAG aTGGAGATAGACAGTGGCGACGGACTAACAGAAGAGTTCCTGTACGAGGAGGTCCACCCGATGGAGCACACCTTAAAGCAGGCCTTTGCCAAGCCTCGTGGACCAGGAGGCAAGAGGGGCAATAAACGCCTCATCAAGGGTGCGGGGGAAAACGGGGAAGACATTTAG
- the LOC122768856 gene encoding twinfilin-2-like isoform X1: MSHQTGIDATSELKQFLAGAKGGAIRIMKIVIRNEELVLDSSREPAHSWDQDYDQCLLPLLQPQEPCYILYRLDSQNAQGHEWIFIAWSPDQSPVRQKMMYAATRATLKKEFGGVHIKDELFGTVEEDVSFQGYLRHMSTCSSPAPFTAAEKELQQIKVTEDKVVWDERRRTGTPTARAKVTMEFGLDKRAQTLQGLAFPLQEEAKRALQQLKQKRVNYIQLRLDVEKETIELVHTKPTETHELPYRIPTDSPRYHFFIFKHSHQGQLQEALVFIYSMPGYTCSIKERMLYSSCKNRLLDEVERDYQLEVTKKMEIDSGDGLTEEFLYEEVHPMEHTLKQAFAKPRGPGGKRGNKRLIKGAGENGEDI; the protein is encoded by the exons ATGTCACACCAAACTGGAATTGATG CAACATCTGAGCTGAAACAGTTTCTGGCCGGGGCGAAGGGAGGTGCCATCAGAATAATGAAGATCGTCATCAGAAATG aggAGTTGGTGCTGGACTCGTCCAGAGAGCCTGCACACAGCTGGGACCAAGACTACGACCAGTGCCTGCTTCCTCTGCTCCAGCCCCAAGAGCCGTGCTACATCCTCTATCGCCTAGACTCCCAGAATGCACAGGGACACGAGTGGATCTTCATTGCCTGGTCACCTGACCAATCACCA GTGAGGCAAAAGATGATGTACGCAGCAACACGTGCCACACTGAAGAAGGAGTTTGGAGGAGTTCACATCAAAGACGAGCTGTTTGGCACAGTCGAG GAGGACGTGTCCTTCCAGGGATACTTgcgacacatgtccacctgctCCTCACCGGCTCCTTTCACAGCAGCCGAGAAGGAGCTGCAACAAATCAAAGTCACAGAG GATAAAGTCGTATGG GACGAACGTAGACGAACTGGGACGCCGACAGCACGAGCAAAG GTCACGATGGAGTTTGGCTTAGACAAAAGGGCTCAGACTCTTCAGGGCCTGGCGTTTCCATTACAAGAAGAGGCCAAACGAGCTCTGCAGCAACTCAAGCAGAAACGCGTCAACTACATACAGCTG AGACTGGACGTAGAGAAAGAGACCATTGAGCTGGTTCACACCAAACCGACAGAGACACATGAGCTCCCCTACAGGATTCCCACAGACTCACCCCGATACCACttcttcattttcaaacattctCATCAAGGGCAGCTGCAGGAGGCATTGG TGTTTATATATTCGATGCCCGGCTACACCTGCAGCATCAAGGAAAGGATGTTGTACTCCAGCTGTAAGAACAGGCTACTGGACGAGGTGGAGAGAGATTACCAACTGGAGGTCACCAAAAAG aTGGAGATAGACAGTGGCGACGGACTAACAGAAGAGTTCCTGTACGAGGAGGTCCACCCGATGGAGCACACCTTAAAGCAGGCCTTTGCCAAGCCTCGTGGACCAGGAGGCAAGAGGGGCAATAAACGCCTCATCAAGGGTGCGGGGGAAAACGGGGAAGACATTTAG
- the LOC122768856 gene encoding WD repeat-containing protein 82-like isoform X2 — protein sequence MRFSLNTAHLVNDDKQTECITVKLVFFITPPDKQRLFKITADCTVGMKITDSVIRNFRVARTYRQNSQKVNCVDYSPNGENAISSSDDDCIVLYDIQEGRMKRTLFSKKYGVDLIRYTHGDAQQVVYSSNKINDTIRYLSLSDNKYIRYFSGHMARVISLSMSPVDDTFISGSLDKTIRIWDLRCPDCQGLANLLGNPVCSFDPDGLIFAAGVESQAIKLYDLRAFDKGPFASFETRFNRACDWTGLKFSNDGKQILISTNGGMIRVLDAISGSVLHTFSGYNNSRAIALEACFTPDSQFVMIGSEDGRVHVWSSESGMKVAVLDGKHPGPINTLQFNPRYMTFASACTNMNFWLPCVDD from the exons ATGAGGTTTTCCTTAAACACCGCCCACTTAGTGAACGACGACAAACAAACCGAGTGCATCACTGTAAAACTGGTATTTTTTATTACTCCCCCAGACAAACAACGTTTATTTAAGATCACAGCAGACTGTACTGTAGGCATGAAGATCACAGACAGTGTCATACGGAATTTTAGAGTCGCCAGGACTTACAGACAAAATTCTCAGAAAGTCAACTGTGTGGACTACAGCCCAAATGGCGAAAACGCTATATCAAGCAGCGACGACGACTGCATCGTTTTGTATGACATTCAAGAGGGAAG aaTGAAACGCACTCTGTTCAGCAAGAAGTATGGAGTGGACCTCATCCGCTACACGCATGGCGACGCACAACAAGTGGTCTACAGCTCCAACAAGATCAATG ACACCATACGATACCTGTCTCTGAGTGACAACAAATACATCCGGTACTTCTCTGGACATATGGCACG GGTTATTTCTCTCTCCATGTCTCCAGTGGACGATACATTTATCTCAGGATCACTGGATAAGACGATCAGAATCTGGGACCTGCGATGTCCAGACTGTCAA GGTTTGGCTAATCTTCTGGGGAACCCCGTGTGTTCTTTTGACCCTGATGGGCTGATATTTGCCGCAGGGGTGGAATCACAGGCCATTAAATTGTACGACCTTCGTGCTTTTGACAAG GGTCCATTTGCCTCGTTTGAGACCAGGTTTAATCGCGCCTGTGACTGGACGGGACTCAAGTTCAGCAACGATGGGAAACAGATTCTCATCTCCACAAATGGAGGGATGATTCGAGTGCTTGATGCCATCAGTGGATCTGTGCTGCACACGTTCTCT GGCTACAACAACAGTAGAGCCATCGCCCTGGAGGCTTGTTTCACGCCTGACTCACAGTTTGTGATGATTG GTTCTGAGGACGGCAGAGTCCACGTCTGGAGCTCGGAGAGCGGGATGAAGGTGGCCGTGCTGGATGGGAAACATCCCGGACCCATCAACACGCTGCAGTTCAACCCCAGATACATGACGTTTGCCAGCGCCTGCACGAACATG AACTTTTGGCTTCCGTGTGTTGACGACTGA
- the LOC122768283 gene encoding mitochondrial RNA pseudouridine synthase rpusd4-like has protein sequence MFPAVCVVLLKPKSNTYSRCTIMNNCRRIARNCRCSSGLNSLMSRFKTRTNGHSCPGAAPSHNRGQATVTGGKPRLTAADLAQQVQQEKTKTPATETPMSKQQKRVMELKKFTLQLQNVHPNVLAKHLFRGVLYQDKHFVVINKPHGVPVQDASRGTSISSVLPTLSKMMDGMKTKSDSQLFPSLGLEKETTGVLLLARSDEAVGYILNMHRENNVQRKYWVITVGVPVPSEGVIDIPIIEREITGPQPHYKMGLSPLFRMNDSGDGVTKVRGHRQAHPAVTKYRVLDSSTGCSLVELQPLTGVKHQMRVHMALALACPILGDHKYSHWSKLAPQRLPERVLGKLGLEQSKSRYIPLHLHARQLTLSRASKGDIDVSCPLPKYFTQSLKHLHLTLPDKKDDE, from the exons ATgtttcctgcagtgtgtgttgttttgctgaAGCCAAAGTCAAACACGTACTCACGCTGTACCATAATGAACAACTGCAGAAGAATAGCACGTAATTGTCGCTGTAGCTCCGGACTGAACAGCCTCATGTCCCGCTTCAAGACGCGGACAAACGGTCACTCGTGTCCCGGAGCAGCGCCGTCTCACAACCGGGGTCAAGCCACCGTTACCGGGGGGAAACCCCGGTTGACAGCGGCCGACCTGGCCCAGCAGGTCCAGCAGGAAAAGACGAAGACACCGGCTACCGAAACTCCGATGTCCAAGCAGCAGAAGAGGGTGATGGAGCTGAAAAAATTCACTCTGCAGCTGCAAAATGTTCACCCGAACGTCCTGGCCAAACACCTGTTCAGAGGCGTGTTGTACCAGGACAAACACTTTGTGGTCATCAACAAACCGCACGGTGTCCCGGTTCAAG ATGCCTCCAGGGGTACATCCATCTCATCCGTCCTTCCCACCCTTTCTAAAATGATGGATGGAATGAAGACCAAATCTGATTCACAGTTGTTCCCTTCTCTGGGACTGGAGAAGGAGACAACAGGAGTTCTCCTACTGGCCAGGAGTGACGAGGCAGTGGGTTACATACTCAACatgcacagagaaaacaacGTGCAGAGGAAATACTg GGTCATCACAGTCGGTGTACCTGTGCCATCTGAGGGAGTCATTGATATTCCCATCATAGAGCGAGAGATCACAGGCCCCCAGCCACACTACAAG ATGGGGTTAAGTCCTCTTTTCAGAATGAATGACTCGGGTGATGGTGTGACCAAAGTGCGAGGTCATCGGCAAGCTCATCCTGCTGTGACCAAGTACAGAGTCCTGGACAGCAGCACTGGCTGTAGCCTTGTGGAGCTTCAGCCATTAACTG GCGTGAAGCACCAAATGAGGGTTCACATGGCATTAGCATTGGCATGTCCCATTCTAGGTGACCATAAATATTCCCACTGGAGCAAACTGGCACCACAG AGATTACCAGAGCGCGTGTTGGGTAAGCTTGGACTGGAACAGAGCAAGAGCCGGTACATTCCTCTTCATTTGCACGCACGGCAGCTGACGCTATCGCGCGCCAGCAAAGGAGACATCGATGTCTCCTGTCCACTCCCAAAATACTTCACACAATCACTGAAACACCTGCATTTAACACTTCCTGATAAAAAGGATGATGAGTAA
- the LOC122768281 gene encoding transcriptional regulator QRICH1-like isoform X2 yields the protein MNEQESGVVPFDEYVRQKARTVPQHRMKEFLECLAKGPEVLQEFTQQEGAATTTAMVYQQQETNCIYTDSTEVAGSLLELACPVQIQEQQSQTVGQVLQVASQSQQDLQGISTTQLVQHAELTEEQQQQIQAQLVAAVAGGQQIQLQGTQHIQLPGGQQIQLQAGQHIQLHDGQHIQLPDGQQIQLQGGQHIQLQDGQHIQLQGGQQIQLQDGQHIQLQGGQQIQLQGGQQIQIQTIEAMSPSQQQDSPREEERRSGSVSAVLQPAKKRKVDVPLSVSYTIPQGQQVATVLAIPQGQQQSYVSLRPDLLTVDSAQLYSTTGTITGPTGETWTIPVYSAPQQHGVTHIAIPQDTYSTVQVTTTNGKDKSSPSSSSRSADVQLSSAGTQEEIVQTLFPAQFMNGNIHIPVAVQTVGGTYNTTQSVHIWDPNQQQSQGVEGQEQQLHLQGHVQTDAHAEPPTEILVPVCLKPEEGLEVWSLWAKRKNAELSKQEKVTLAPIGRRQPLRFQEDLVSSAVAELNLGLSLMTHEARGLEDEQFAPDVLYYVFLCMQKYLSENGRVDDIFSDPYYTRFCESLHTLLDGWKPSVHPLGYIIPSHVTEEMLWECKQLGAHSPATLLTTLMYFNTKYFRLISPAQHMKVAFSKVLRHTRKNPTNAKDKATCIRLLKAQSATQKGTDDLYEEQIEDPENPLRCPIKLYDFYLFKCPQSIKGRNDAYYMTPEPVVAPNSPMWYSSQPITSQQVELMLARIIVVREIQEIIGAGP from the exons ATGAATGAGCAGGAGAGTGGGGTGGTCCCCTTCGATGAGTATGTGCGGCAGAAGGCCCGTACTGTACCGCAGCACAGGATGAAGGAGTTTTTGGAGTGTCTCGCCAAAGGCCCAGAGGTGCTGCAGGAGTTCACCCAGCAGGAAGGAGCAGCCACCACCACTGCCATGGTTTACCAGCAGCAGGAAACCAACTGTATCTACACGGACAGTACAGAGGTGGCAGGATCGCTCTTAGAGCTAGCTTGCCCG GTTCAGATCCAGGAACAGCAGAGTCAAACAGTTGGCCAGGTTCTTCAGGTGGCCTCCCAGTCTCAGCAGGACCTGCAGGGAATCTCCACAACCCAGCTTGTCCAGCATGCAGAGCtcacagaggagcagcagcagcag ATTCAGGCTCAGTTGGTTGCAGCTGTAGCTGGAGGACAACAAATCCAGTTACAAGGAACGCAGCACATTCAGCTGCCAGGGGGCCAACAAATTCAACTCCAGGCTGGCCAGCATATTCAACTACATGATGGTCAACATATTCAGTTACCGGATGGCCAACAGATTCAACTGCAGGGTGGACAACACATTCAGTTACAAGACGGCCAACACATTCAATTGCAGGGGGGACAACAAATTCAGTTGCAGGATGGTCAACATATTCAACTACAGGGTGGCCAACAAATACAGCTACAAGGTGGCCAACAGATCCAGATCCAAACCATAGAGGCCATGTCTCCCTCTCAGCAACAGGACTCTCCCAGGGAGGAAGAGCGGAGGTctggctctgtgtcagctgtACTCCAACCTGCCAAGAAGCGAAAGGTGGATGTCCCTCTATCGGTGTCGTATACTATTCCACAGGGTCAGCAGGTCGCTACTGTACTAGCCATTCCTCAGGGACAGCAGCAAAGTTACGTGTCCCTACGACCAGATTTGCTCACTGTTGACAGTGCTCAGCTGTACAGCACTACAGGAACCATCACGGGTCCCACAGGAGAAACCTGGACCATACCTGTGTACTCTGCTCCACAACAGCACGGTGTAACTCACATTGCTATACCACAggatacatacagtacagtgcaagTTACCACCACCAATGGTAAGGACAAATCGTCCCCTAGTTCCTCCTCAAGGTCTGCGGATGTGCAGTTGTCCTCTGCTGGGACACAGGAGGAAATAGTACAGACCCTGTTTCCAGCGCAGTTCATGAACGGGAATATTCACATCCCTGTGGCAGTGCAGACTGTAGGAGGGACTTACAACACTACGCAGTCGGTACACATATGGGACCCAAATCAACAACAGAGCCAAGGAGTAGAGGGACAAGAACAGCAGCTCCATCTGCAG GGCCACGTACAGACGGATGCTCATGCTGAACCACCTACCGAGATTCTGGTTCCCGTGTGTCTAAAGCCAGAGGAGGGTCTGGAGGTGTGGAgcctttgggcaaagagaaaAAACGCTGAGCTAAGCAAGCAGGAAAAGGTTACGCTCGCACCCATAGGAC GTCGGCAGCCGCTGCGCTTTCAGGAGGACTTGGTGTCCAGTGCGGTTGCTGAACTAAACCTGGGTCTGTCCCTGATGACACATGAAGCACGTGGATTAGAAGATGAGCAGTTTGCACCTGATGTTCTGTATTATGTTTTCTTGTGTATGCAAAAG TATCTTTCTGAAAACGGACGCGTGGATGATATTTTCTCTGATCCGTATTACACACGTTTCTGTGAGTCTTTACACACCCTCCTGGATGGTTGGAAACCCAGTGTTCATCCGTTAG GTTACATCATTCCAAGTCATGTGACAGAGGAGATGCTGTGGGAGTGTAAACAACTTGGTGCACATTCACCTGCCACACTGCTCACAACTCTCATGTACTTCAATACTAA ATATTTCCGCCTGATTTCACCTGCACAGCACATGAAAGTAGCTTTCTCCAAGGTTCTGCGTCATACGAGGAAGAACCCCACTAATGCCAAGGACAAAGCAACCTGCATCCGCCTTCTCAAAGCACAAAGTGCCACACAGAAAG GAACTGATGACTTGTATGAAGAACAGATTGAGGATCCAGAGAACCCACTTCGCTGTCCCATTAAACTCTATGACTTTTACCTCTTCAAATG CCCTCAAAGCATTAAAGGACGCAATGATGCATATTACATGACTCCAGAACCCGTTGTTGCACCCAACAGCCCTATGTGGTACTCGTCGCAACCCATCACAAGTCAGCAAGTGGAACTCATGCTGGCTCGCATCATCGTGGTCCGAGAGATCCAGGAGATCATAGGTGCTGGTCCATAG
- the LOC122768281 gene encoding transcriptional regulator QRICH1-like isoform X1, producing the protein MNEQESGVVPFDEYVRQKARTVPQHRMKEFLECLAKGPEVLQEFTQQEGAATTTAMVYQQQETNCIYTDSTEVAGSLLELACPVQVTSAEISPQMHHGSEQQLQVQVQIQEQQSQTVGQVLQVASQSQQDLQGISTTQLVQHAELTEEQQQQIQAQLVAAVAGGQQIQLQGTQHIQLPGGQQIQLQAGQHIQLHDGQHIQLPDGQQIQLQGGQHIQLQDGQHIQLQGGQQIQLQDGQHIQLQGGQQIQLQGGQQIQIQTIEAMSPSQQQDSPREEERRSGSVSAVLQPAKKRKVDVPLSVSYTIPQGQQVATVLAIPQGQQQSYVSLRPDLLTVDSAQLYSTTGTITGPTGETWTIPVYSAPQQHGVTHIAIPQDTYSTVQVTTTNGKDKSSPSSSSRSADVQLSSAGTQEEIVQTLFPAQFMNGNIHIPVAVQTVGGTYNTTQSVHIWDPNQQQSQGVEGQEQQLHLQGHVQTDAHAEPPTEILVPVCLKPEEGLEVWSLWAKRKNAELSKQEKVTLAPIGRRQPLRFQEDLVSSAVAELNLGLSLMTHEARGLEDEQFAPDVLYYVFLCMQKYLSENGRVDDIFSDPYYTRFCESLHTLLDGWKPSVHPLGYIIPSHVTEEMLWECKQLGAHSPATLLTTLMYFNTKYFRLISPAQHMKVAFSKVLRHTRKNPTNAKDKATCIRLLKAQSATQKGTDDLYEEQIEDPENPLRCPIKLYDFYLFKCPQSIKGRNDAYYMTPEPVVAPNSPMWYSSQPITSQQVELMLARIIVVREIQEIIGAGP; encoded by the exons ATGAATGAGCAGGAGAGTGGGGTGGTCCCCTTCGATGAGTATGTGCGGCAGAAGGCCCGTACTGTACCGCAGCACAGGATGAAGGAGTTTTTGGAGTGTCTCGCCAAAGGCCCAGAGGTGCTGCAGGAGTTCACCCAGCAGGAAGGAGCAGCCACCACCACTGCCATGGTTTACCAGCAGCAGGAAACCAACTGTATCTACACGGACAGTACAGAGGTGGCAGGATCGCTCTTAGAGCTAGCTTGCCCG GTACAGGTGACCTCAGCAGAGATTTCACCCCAAATGCACCATGGGTCTGAACAACAACTTCAAGTGCAG GTTCAGATCCAGGAACAGCAGAGTCAAACAGTTGGCCAGGTTCTTCAGGTGGCCTCCCAGTCTCAGCAGGACCTGCAGGGAATCTCCACAACCCAGCTTGTCCAGCATGCAGAGCtcacagaggagcagcagcagcag ATTCAGGCTCAGTTGGTTGCAGCTGTAGCTGGAGGACAACAAATCCAGTTACAAGGAACGCAGCACATTCAGCTGCCAGGGGGCCAACAAATTCAACTCCAGGCTGGCCAGCATATTCAACTACATGATGGTCAACATATTCAGTTACCGGATGGCCAACAGATTCAACTGCAGGGTGGACAACACATTCAGTTACAAGACGGCCAACACATTCAATTGCAGGGGGGACAACAAATTCAGTTGCAGGATGGTCAACATATTCAACTACAGGGTGGCCAACAAATACAGCTACAAGGTGGCCAACAGATCCAGATCCAAACCATAGAGGCCATGTCTCCCTCTCAGCAACAGGACTCTCCCAGGGAGGAAGAGCGGAGGTctggctctgtgtcagctgtACTCCAACCTGCCAAGAAGCGAAAGGTGGATGTCCCTCTATCGGTGTCGTATACTATTCCACAGGGTCAGCAGGTCGCTACTGTACTAGCCATTCCTCAGGGACAGCAGCAAAGTTACGTGTCCCTACGACCAGATTTGCTCACTGTTGACAGTGCTCAGCTGTACAGCACTACAGGAACCATCACGGGTCCCACAGGAGAAACCTGGACCATACCTGTGTACTCTGCTCCACAACAGCACGGTGTAACTCACATTGCTATACCACAggatacatacagtacagtgcaagTTACCACCACCAATGGTAAGGACAAATCGTCCCCTAGTTCCTCCTCAAGGTCTGCGGATGTGCAGTTGTCCTCTGCTGGGACACAGGAGGAAATAGTACAGACCCTGTTTCCAGCGCAGTTCATGAACGGGAATATTCACATCCCTGTGGCAGTGCAGACTGTAGGAGGGACTTACAACACTACGCAGTCGGTACACATATGGGACCCAAATCAACAACAGAGCCAAGGAGTAGAGGGACAAGAACAGCAGCTCCATCTGCAG GGCCACGTACAGACGGATGCTCATGCTGAACCACCTACCGAGATTCTGGTTCCCGTGTGTCTAAAGCCAGAGGAGGGTCTGGAGGTGTGGAgcctttgggcaaagagaaaAAACGCTGAGCTAAGCAAGCAGGAAAAGGTTACGCTCGCACCCATAGGAC GTCGGCAGCCGCTGCGCTTTCAGGAGGACTTGGTGTCCAGTGCGGTTGCTGAACTAAACCTGGGTCTGTCCCTGATGACACATGAAGCACGTGGATTAGAAGATGAGCAGTTTGCACCTGATGTTCTGTATTATGTTTTCTTGTGTATGCAAAAG TATCTTTCTGAAAACGGACGCGTGGATGATATTTTCTCTGATCCGTATTACACACGTTTCTGTGAGTCTTTACACACCCTCCTGGATGGTTGGAAACCCAGTGTTCATCCGTTAG GTTACATCATTCCAAGTCATGTGACAGAGGAGATGCTGTGGGAGTGTAAACAACTTGGTGCACATTCACCTGCCACACTGCTCACAACTCTCATGTACTTCAATACTAA ATATTTCCGCCTGATTTCACCTGCACAGCACATGAAAGTAGCTTTCTCCAAGGTTCTGCGTCATACGAGGAAGAACCCCACTAATGCCAAGGACAAAGCAACCTGCATCCGCCTTCTCAAAGCACAAAGTGCCACACAGAAAG GAACTGATGACTTGTATGAAGAACAGATTGAGGATCCAGAGAACCCACTTCGCTGTCCCATTAAACTCTATGACTTTTACCTCTTCAAATG CCCTCAAAGCATTAAAGGACGCAATGATGCATATTACATGACTCCAGAACCCGTTGTTGCACCCAACAGCCCTATGTGGTACTCGTCGCAACCCATCACAAGTCAGCAAGTGGAACTCATGCTGGCTCGCATCATCGTGGTCCGAGAGATCCAGGAGATCATAGGTGCTGGTCCATAG